One Microlunatus soli genomic window carries:
- a CDS encoding DUF418 domain-containing protein has product MTPPAQRLRSLDVLRGLAILGTLGTNVWLFTNPYGLLGYLAAPIPPGTPAGWAAIGQVLQQLAQGKFLGLLTLMFGIGLEIQRRSAIRRGRPWPGRYPWRAALLLLDGVLHYVLVVEFDVLMGYAVTGAVVSYLVVTSDRAQRTWMIVTGSVHVLVISALTVLLITQPGTAAYPPMRTNVYAEGSWWDLLLLRVQNPGIFRLEPILITGYSIFMFLLGARLLRAGVLEPAGAMLRRRLMIIGGAGFVVDFVIQVVGGSDGVLFGRYTTAALVSLGLLALVTEIVLRTRAGWFSRRLEQIGRMALSSYVAQNLIASILCYGWGFGLATRMSDEWRVPGTMIIFAATAVLIALFAALWQLRFARGPVELAWTWCYDKINSGLDRVLSKPQPEREAVVSGSDRLR; this is encoded by the coding sequence ATGACGCCTCCTGCACAGCGCCTCCGTTCCCTCGACGTCCTGCGCGGCCTGGCGATTCTCGGCACCCTCGGCACCAATGTCTGGCTCTTCACCAATCCGTACGGCCTGCTCGGCTACCTTGCCGCACCGATCCCGCCGGGCACGCCGGCCGGCTGGGCAGCGATCGGCCAGGTGCTGCAGCAACTCGCCCAGGGCAAGTTCCTCGGGCTGCTCACCCTGATGTTCGGGATCGGACTGGAGATCCAGCGGCGGTCGGCGATACGGCGCGGTCGGCCCTGGCCGGGCCGCTATCCGTGGCGGGCGGCGCTGCTGTTGTTGGACGGGGTGCTGCACTACGTCCTGGTGGTCGAGTTCGACGTCCTGATGGGATACGCGGTCACCGGTGCGGTCGTCTCCTATCTGGTGGTGACCAGTGATCGAGCTCAGCGGACCTGGATGATCGTCACCGGATCGGTGCACGTGCTGGTGATCAGTGCCTTGACGGTCCTGTTGATCACCCAGCCCGGAACTGCCGCTTATCCCCCGATGCGGACCAACGTCTACGCCGAGGGCAGCTGGTGGGACCTGCTGCTGCTCCGGGTCCAGAACCCGGGGATCTTCCGACTCGAGCCGATCCTGATCACCGGCTATTCGATCTTCATGTTCCTGCTCGGCGCGCGGCTGCTCCGCGCCGGCGTCCTGGAGCCGGCCGGCGCGATGCTCCGTCGGCGACTGATGATCATCGGCGGTGCCGGCTTCGTCGTCGACTTCGTGATCCAGGTGGTCGGCGGCTCGGACGGCGTACTCTTCGGTCGATACACGACGGCCGCCCTGGTCTCGCTCGGGCTGCTCGCGCTGGTCACCGAGATCGTGCTGCGGACCCGGGCCGGTTGGTTCAGCCGCCGCCTCGAGCAGATCGGCCGGATGGCCCTGAGCAGCTACGTCGCCCAGAACCTGATCGCGTCGATCCTCTGCTACGGCTGGGGATTCGGCCTGGCGACCAGGATGTCGGACGAGTGGCGGGTCCCGGGGACGATGATCATCTTCGCCGCCACCGCGGTCCTGATCGCACTGTTCGCAGCACTCTGGCAGCTGCGCTTCGCCCGTGGTCCGGTCGAGCTTGCCTGGACCTGGTGCTACGACAAGATCAACAGTGGGTTGGACCGGGTGCTGTCGAAGCCGCAGCCGGAGCGCGAAGCCGTCGTCAGCGGATCTGACCGGCTCCGCTGA
- a CDS encoding TetR/AcrR family transcriptional regulator — MPDASKPESTAAPRDRLLDAVVELMLADGFEGVSVRRVATAAGVSIGAVQHHFPTKSAMLAAAMDRVSDQFTARLQCNAEGQQDPELLLRAVLTELLGAGEERRPGTVIWLQRLARAAVDEQAAAAHAKDWRDIEALIAELLRQCRPDSEPNWRQDMAADLLGLLDGLAAALVTEPDRMPRDRAERLLDRRLREVLGTGR; from the coding sequence ATGCCCGACGCATCCAAGCCCGAATCGACTGCCGCTCCCCGGGACCGGCTGCTCGATGCCGTCGTCGAGCTGATGCTGGCCGACGGGTTCGAGGGCGTCAGCGTCCGGCGGGTCGCCACCGCTGCCGGGGTGTCGATCGGCGCGGTGCAACACCATTTCCCGACGAAGTCGGCGATGCTGGCGGCCGCGATGGACCGGGTCTCTGACCAGTTCACCGCTCGCCTGCAGTGCAACGCCGAGGGCCAGCAGGATCCGGAGCTGCTGCTGCGCGCGGTCCTCACCGAGTTGCTCGGCGCCGGGGAGGAACGGCGCCCTGGGACGGTGATCTGGCTGCAGCGGCTGGCCCGGGCCGCCGTCGACGAGCAGGCGGCCGCAGCGCACGCCAAGGACTGGCGGGACATCGAAGCACTGATCGCCGAACTGCTGCGGCAGTGTCGGCCGGACAGCGAACCGAACTGGCGCCAGGACATGGCCGCCGACCTGCTGGGCCTGCTGGACGGGTTGGCGGCGGCCCTGGTCACCGAGCCGGACCGGATGCCGCGGGACCGGGCCGAACGGCTGCTCGACCGACGCCTGCGCGAAGTCCTCGGTACGGGACGGTAG
- the nadD gene encoding nicotinate-nucleotide adenylyltransferase, which translates to MTERTAGLARDRNRPPRHRYRLGVMGGTFDPIHHGHLVAASEVARRFALDEVVFVPTGRPWQKDAREVSEAEDRYLMTVIATASNPRFTVSRVDIDRPGPTYTVDTLRDLRTERGDDVDFFFITGADALSAILTWRGVEELFGLAHFVGVTRPGHELSVPPKEQVPEGRLTLMEVPALSISSTGCRDRVSEGDPIWYLVPDGIVQYIAKRGLYHDDEPDHAGHQTAPAGGGSGLPANRLPDIERASGTERGGIL; encoded by the coding sequence GTGACCGAACGCACCGCAGGGCTGGCACGAGATCGCAACCGCCCGCCGCGCCACCGCTATCGCCTCGGGGTGATGGGTGGCACCTTCGACCCGATCCACCACGGCCACCTGGTCGCCGCCAGCGAGGTGGCTCGACGGTTCGCCCTGGACGAGGTCGTCTTCGTCCCGACCGGACGTCCGTGGCAGAAGGACGCCCGCGAAGTGTCCGAGGCCGAGGACCGTTACCTGATGACGGTGATCGCCACGGCGTCCAATCCGCGCTTCACCGTCAGCCGGGTGGACATCGACCGACCCGGGCCGACCTACACCGTGGACACGCTGCGTGACCTGCGCACCGAACGCGGCGACGATGTCGACTTCTTCTTCATCACCGGCGCCGACGCGCTGTCGGCCATCCTCACCTGGCGCGGCGTCGAGGAACTCTTCGGGCTCGCGCACTTCGTCGGCGTCACCCGGCCGGGGCACGAGCTGAGCGTGCCGCCGAAGGAGCAGGTGCCGGAGGGGCGGCTCACCCTGATGGAGGTGCCAGCGCTGTCCATCTCGTCCACGGGCTGTCGGGATCGTGTCTCCGAGGGTGACCCGATCTGGTATCTGGTGCCGGACGGGATCGTCCAGTACATCGCCAAGCGCGGGCTCTACCACGACGACGAGCCCGACCATGCCGGCCATCAGACGGCGCCGGCCGGTGGCGGCTCTGGTCTGCCGGCCAATCGCCTACCCGACATCGAACGAGCATCGGGCACCGAACGAGGGGGAATACTCTGA
- the rsfS gene encoding ribosome silencing factor: protein MTATERAIELAKAAAAAASDKLGANIVAYDVSDQLAITDVFLVVSATNERQVGAIVDGIEERLRDLDAKPVRREGDRELRWVLLDYLDVVVHVQHVEERTFYALERIWHDCPEIDLDLEEQQ from the coding sequence CTGACTGCCACCGAACGCGCCATCGAACTGGCCAAGGCGGCCGCGGCAGCGGCCTCGGACAAGCTCGGCGCCAACATCGTCGCCTACGACGTGTCGGACCAACTGGCGATCACCGACGTCTTCCTGGTCGTCAGTGCGACCAACGAACGGCAGGTCGGCGCGATCGTCGACGGAATCGAGGAGCGGCTCCGCGACCTGGACGCCAAACCGGTCCGCCGCGAAGGTGACCGCGAACTGCGCTGGGTGCTGCTGGACTACCTCGATGTCGTGGTGCACGTGCAGCATGTCGAGGAACGCACCTTCTATGCCCTGGAACGGATCTGGCACGACTGCCCGGAGATCGATCTCGATCTCGAGGAGCAGCAGTGA
- a CDS encoding histidine phosphatase family protein — MTARRLIVWRHGRTEWNATGRYQGQADIPLDELGQRQAAAAAKMIKDLEPTAIVASDLSRAAATAQALAAETGLTVVHDQRLREIHVGSWEGLTVDQAREVDPESVEAVAKGLDVRRSPTGELTSEVAARVAAAFSEIVERADDEAVVVATMHGLAGRVGIAEFLGIDHTALGGLRNCAWVILDRHPLGHWYIANYNLQAELSVPDDDRVA, encoded by the coding sequence GTGACCGCCCGCCGGCTGATCGTCTGGCGGCATGGCCGGACCGAATGGAACGCGACCGGCCGCTACCAGGGGCAGGCCGACATCCCGCTGGACGAACTCGGTCAGCGGCAGGCCGCCGCTGCGGCGAAGATGATCAAGGACCTGGAGCCGACCGCGATCGTCGCCAGCGACCTGTCTCGAGCCGCGGCCACCGCGCAGGCCCTGGCTGCCGAGACCGGCCTCACGGTGGTCCATGATCAACGGCTCCGGGAGATCCACGTCGGCAGCTGGGAAGGGCTGACCGTCGACCAGGCCCGCGAGGTTGACCCCGAATCGGTCGAGGCGGTGGCCAAGGGCTTGGACGTCCGGCGCTCACCGACCGGCGAGCTGACCAGTGAGGTCGCGGCACGAGTCGCGGCAGCGTTCAGTGAGATCGTCGAGCGGGCCGACGACGAGGCGGTGGTGGTCGCCACCATGCACGGCTTGGCCGGGCGGGTCGGCATCGCCGAATTCCTCGGCATCGACCACACCGCCCTCGGTGGGCTGCGCAATTGCGCCTGGGTGATCCTGGACCGGCACCCGCTCGGGCACTGGTACATCGCCAACTACAACCTGCAGGCCGAACTCAGCGTCCCCGACGACGACCGCGTCGCCTAG
- a CDS encoding SGNH/GDSL hydrolase family protein, whose amino-acid sequence MADDVRRIMCFGDSLTWGWVPVPGGAPSERYSPDVRWTGVLSRELGADTVIIEEGLSGRTVAGDHTDDRLAAADYLPAALASQLPLDLVIMMLGTNDTKAFLHREPIDIAAAMSILVGQIQGSTGGVGTEYPAPKLLLVAPPPLTEIPHPWFEAIWVGGRQKTEALSGLYAALADFTGVHFFDAGSVISTDGVDGIHFTEQNNRDLGVALAPVVRELLSGG is encoded by the coding sequence ATGGCCGACGACGTACGCAGGATCATGTGTTTCGGGGATTCCCTGACCTGGGGCTGGGTGCCGGTGCCGGGTGGGGCGCCGAGCGAGCGCTACTCCCCCGACGTCCGCTGGACCGGTGTGCTGAGCCGCGAACTCGGCGCCGACACCGTGATCATCGAGGAAGGACTGAGCGGGCGGACCGTCGCCGGTGATCACACCGACGACCGACTGGCCGCCGCCGACTATCTGCCGGCTGCGCTGGCCAGTCAACTGCCGCTCGATCTGGTGATCATGATGCTCGGCACCAACGACACCAAGGCCTTCTTGCATCGGGAGCCGATCGACATCGCCGCGGCGATGTCGATCCTGGTCGGCCAGATACAGGGCTCGACCGGCGGTGTCGGCACCGAGTATCCGGCACCGAAGCTGCTGCTGGTGGCGCCACCGCCGCTGACCGAGATCCCGCATCCGTGGTTCGAGGCGATCTGGGTCGGCGGCCGGCAGAAGACCGAGGCGCTGTCCGGTCTGTACGCGGCGCTCGCCGACTTCACCGGCGTCCATTTCTTCGACGCCGGCAGTGTGATCAGCACCGACGGCGTCGACGGGATCCACTTCACCGAGCAGAACAATCGCGATCTCGGAGTTGCCCTCGCTCCGGTGGTCCGGGAGTTGCTGTCCGGAGGTTGA
- a CDS encoding TetR/AcrR family transcriptional regulator gives MTEDDIGLRERKKQATRVALRDAALRLALERGPDNVRVHDIAEASGVSPRTYNNYFSSREQAIVAAITADREQRIVTAIATRPDEISLSEAVISAIVEQYADPGDQARDVLLMITTSPALRESYADSVAISERPLADALIERAPDIDPLTARVLAAGVGAAARVAIHDWLTSVAVSASSTGFVVPAGSLAERMRAALLPLAPAFEAAVKRASLPH, from the coding sequence GTGACCGAGGACGACATCGGACTGCGGGAGCGGAAGAAGCAGGCCACCCGTGTGGCACTGCGCGACGCCGCGCTGCGCCTCGCGCTGGAACGTGGCCCCGACAACGTCCGTGTCCACGACATCGCCGAAGCGAGTGGCGTCTCGCCGAGGACGTACAACAACTACTTCTCGAGTCGGGAGCAGGCGATCGTCGCCGCCATCACCGCGGACCGGGAACAGCGCATCGTGACCGCGATTGCCACCCGGCCGGACGAGATCAGCCTGTCCGAGGCGGTGATCAGCGCGATCGTCGAGCAATACGCCGACCCCGGGGATCAGGCACGGGACGTGCTGTTGATGATCACCACCAGTCCCGCTCTCCGAGAGTCGTATGCAGACAGCGTCGCGATCAGCGAGCGGCCGCTGGCAGACGCGCTCATAGAGCGCGCACCCGACATCGATCCACTGACCGCACGGGTGCTCGCTGCCGGCGTCGGTGCGGCCGCACGAGTGGCCATTCACGACTGGCTGACATCGGTTGCGGTATCCGCATCGAGCACCGGATTCGTCGTCCCCGCCGGCTCATTGGCCGAGCGGATGCGGGCCGCCTTGCTGCCACTCGCGCCAGCATTCGAGGCTGCCGTGAAACGGGCGAGTCTGCCGCACTGA
- a CDS encoding PRC-barrel domain-containing protein produces the protein MRNHRGSVEQGNQMFEADDIRDWRGEPVVDEDGSKIGNLEGVYYDTATQQASFATVKVGFPGGGRLIFVPLDGARVSPKHVRVLTDKKTAKDAPAIDTDGELDAALEPEIFSHYGIAYQPGASGERRLGRR, from the coding sequence ATGCGAAATCATCGGGGATCCGTCGAACAAGGGAATCAGATGTTTGAAGCAGATGACATCCGCGACTGGAGAGGTGAGCCCGTCGTGGACGAAGACGGCTCCAAGATCGGCAACCTGGAGGGTGTCTACTACGACACCGCAACCCAGCAGGCATCTTTTGCCACGGTCAAGGTCGGATTCCCCGGCGGTGGACGACTGATCTTCGTCCCCCTCGACGGCGCGCGGGTGTCGCCCAAACATGTCCGGGTGCTGACCGACAAGAAGACTGCCAAGGACGCTCCGGCGATCGACACCGACGGCGAACTCGATGCCGCCCTGGAGCCGGAGATCTTCTCCCACTACGGGATCGCCTACCAACCCGGCGCGTCCGGTGAGCGCCGTCTCGGACGCCGCTGA
- a CDS encoding 3-hydroxybutyrate dehydrogenase codes for MASRGLAERTAVVTGGASGIGAAIATAFADAGARVTVADIDGDAAEAMAATIGGTPWRIDLSATEALEDLHLDCDILVNNAGIQRVSPIEEFDPAMFRRIITIMLEAPFLLVRAALPAMYARGHGRVINISSVHGLRASAYKSAYVAAKHGLEGMSKVTALEGGPHGVTSNCINPGYVRTPLVEGQIADQARQHGIAESDVLERVMLTESSIKRLVEPTEVASLAVWLAGPDAGMVTGASYTMDGGWSAR; via the coding sequence ATGGCATCCCGAGGACTGGCCGAGCGGACGGCAGTGGTGACCGGCGGTGCGAGCGGTATCGGAGCCGCGATCGCCACCGCCTTTGCCGATGCCGGCGCCCGGGTGACGGTGGCCGACATCGACGGCGATGCTGCGGAGGCGATGGCAGCCACGATCGGCGGCACGCCGTGGCGGATCGACCTCTCCGCGACCGAGGCGCTGGAGGATCTGCACCTGGATTGCGACATCCTGGTCAACAATGCGGGTATCCAGCGGGTCAGCCCGATCGAGGAGTTCGATCCGGCGATGTTCCGTCGGATCATCACGATCATGCTGGAGGCACCGTTCCTGCTGGTCCGGGCCGCGCTGCCGGCGATGTACGCCCGGGGTCACGGTCGAGTGATCAACATCTCCAGCGTGCACGGCCTGCGAGCCTCGGCCTACAAGTCGGCGTACGTCGCCGCCAAGCACGGTCTGGAAGGAATGTCGAAGGTGACCGCCCTGGAGGGCGGGCCGCACGGGGTGACCAGTAACTGCATCAACCCCGGCTACGTCCGGACTCCGCTGGTCGAGGGCCAGATCGCCGATCAGGCCCGGCAGCATGGCATCGCCGAGTCCGACGTGCTGGAACGGGTGATGCTCACCGAGTCCAGTATCAAACGGCTGGTCGAGCCGACCGAGGTCGCGTCGCTGGCGGTATGGCTGGCCGGGCCGGATGCGGGCATGGTGACCGGAGCGTCCTACACCATGGACGGTGGCTGGAGTGCTCGCTGA